GGTGGCTTTTGCGATCGTTGCCCCGGTTCAGATCATGATGATGCAGTCGGCAAAAGGAGCCGAAATATTAGGCTCTTCCATCAGTCCGGCTGCGATGAATGCCGGAAATGCCTTAGGAGCTTATCTGGCCGGAATACCGTTAACGATGGGCTATGATTATACATCACCGGACTGGGTTGGATTCGGATTGGCTTTTGTAGGTATTCTGATTGCAATAGCTTTATTTTACCATAGAAAACAAAAAGAAAATACGCTGATCGCGTGTAAAGCATAAATTATATATCAAATGGAACAATTAAAAGGAAAAACAGCTTTAATTACCGGAGCCGGAAAAGGTTTGGGTAAAGCCGTTGCGCTGGCATTAGCCGCAGAAGGTGTTCATCTTGCCTTACTATCAAGAACGGAAAAAGATCTGGTTGACGTTGCTGCTGCTGTAAAAAGCATCGACAGCAGCCTGAATGTGGCTTACGCAACTGCCGATATCTCCGATTTCAACTCGGTAACGGCCGCTATCACAAAACTAAAAGAACAGCTGGGTGTTATTGATATCCTGATCAACAATGCCGGTATCGGTAAATTTGCAAAATTCATGGATTTTGAAATCAGCGAGTGGGAAAACATTATCAAAGTAAACCTTTTAGGGGCTTATTATGTTATCCATGCCGTTTTACCGGAAATGCTGGAACGTCAGTCCGGCGATATTGTAAATGTTTCTTCAAGTGCCGGTGTAAGAGCTTCGGCTCTGACAAGTGCCTACAGTGCTTCAAAATTCGGTTTGATCGGTTTGTCGGAATCCTTAATGCAGGAAGTCCGTAAATCGAATATCCGGGTGTTTACGATGAATCCGAGTACGATTGCTACCGATTTATCCGTTAGCCTGAATTTAACCGATGGTAATCCGGAAAGTGTATTACAGCCGGAAGATTTTGCCGAATTATTAGTAGCACATCTGAAACTAAACCGCAGAGCATTTGTAAAAGATGTAGGCCTTTGGTCCACCAATCCATAAGCACCTACAATACGGTATCTTATAAAATCCTATAAATCAGATTATAGGATTTTTTTGTGTCAAATTGTGGCAATCGCTATTTTTGAAATTCATTATCGTTTACCTTTACAGGACTTTTCAAATAACAAAAATTCAAAAATGCATTTCCTATTATTTAGTGTACTCTGTAGCGTTTCTGTTGGCATTTTATTCAAAATAGCCAAACGGTATTCCGTTTCTTTTCAGCAGGTAATCAACTGGAATTATGTTATTGCCATTACGTTGTGTTACCTGTTTTACCAACCTGATATCAGCGCTGTAAATGCAAATGCGCCATGGCCGGTTTATACTATTCTCGCTATCCTGCTGCCTACCATATTTCTGGTTCTCGCAACCTCAGTGCGCCATATTGGTATTGTTAAAACCGATATTGCCCAGCGTTTTTCTCTTTTTATTCCGATCCTGATCGCCTATTTTGTTTTTAAGGAAGCCATAAGCCCGTTAAAATTCTGCGGACTGTTTATCGGTTTTACCGCCATATTCCTGACGTTATACAAAAAGGAAAGCCAGCAGGACAAGCAAAATAACTGGCTGTACCCGGCAATTGTTTTACTCGGATTTGGTACGATTGATGTTTTTTTCAAACAAATCGCTTCCTATAAAGAGATTCCGTATACAACTTCTTTATTTGTTGTTTTTTGCGGTGCTTTAGTCGTTTCTACGGCCATAACACTGTATAAAACAGTCATTAAAAAGGAACGGTTAAACCGTTTGAGCCTGCTGTTTGGCGTACTTTTAGGACTGCTTAACTTCGGGAATATCCTGTTTTATCTGAAAGCACACAAAGCCTTAGCCGATAACCCTTCAACCGTGTTTGCCACGATGAACTTTGGTGTGATCCTTTTGGGCAGCCTTGTCGGCATTATCGTCTTTAAGGAAAAAATCAGCCGCACCAATTATATCGGAATCATTTTGGCACTAATTGCCATTATTGTGATTACTTTTTCACAGTTGTATACTTTTTAAGTGAATTTTCTGTTTTGAAATTGTTTTAATTTTAGTATTTTTAGGAATTAAATCCCTGTTATGAAAAACCCAATTGCAGAGCGCATAGCCGATTTTTTAAAGCATTATCCTCCTTTTATCAGCCTTTCCTATCAGGAACTGGTGGATATTTCACAAACTATCAGTGTGATCTATTTAGAAAAGAATCAGGTATTGTTTAAAGTTGGCGACGCGACCCACCAAAATTTTTATGTGGTGGCAAACGGTGCGATTGGTCTTTCGGTAATTTCCGATGCCGAGGAATTCCTGATTGATAAATGTGATGAGGGCGATATTTTGGGACTGCGTCCGTTTTTTGCCAAAAACAATTACCTGATGACGGCAAAAGCCCGTGAAGAGAGTATTATTTATGCGATTCCGATTGCCGTATTTCAGCCGTATGTGGCTAAAAATGCCAACGTTTTAAGCTTCCTGCTGGAAAGTTTCGCTTCCAATACCCGGAATCCTTATGACAAAGACCACCGCGGGAAATTGATCTCGGAGAATATTATTTTTGACGAACAAAGTGCTGCGGATATCCAGTATTTCCAGCCGGTTAAATATACTAAGAACCCCATTACAGCCAGTTCCAGCGATATTATCAAACACATTGCACAAACAATGTCCAACAGCAGGATTGGCAGTGTTATTATTCACGATAACCAGTTACCCATCGGGATCATCACCGATAAGGACCTGCGCTCCAAAATTGCAACCGGGGCTTTCCCTATCGACACGGCAGCCGATAAGATCATGTCTTCTCCGGTAATTACCGTTCCGGAAAACATTTCAATTGCCGAAGCACAAATGATGATGCTCAAACACAATGTCGGGCATTTGTGTGTAACCAGGGACGGAACCGAGAAAAGTGCTGTTTCCGGAATTATAACGGAACACGATATCGTAGCGGCACAAGCCAGTAATCCGGGAATCCTTTTAAAATTAACCCGTCGTGCCACACGCTCCAAAGAGCTGAAAACGATACGAGAAAAACTGACCGACCTGATTCAGAATTCTATCGATAAAAATATCCCGATTTCGCACATCACCAATGTGGCGGCAGAAATCAATATTGCCATTACCAAAAGAGCCATCGATCTGGCTATTGAAAAAATGGAAACACCGCCTCCTACCCGATTTGCCTGGTTTAACTTGGGCAGCCAGGGCCGAAAAGAACAATTGCTGTTAACGGATATCGACAACATTCTGGTATTTGAAGATGTTGAGGCAGAACGTTATGACGACGTAAAACAGTACTTTATGCAGCTGGCAGACAAGGTAATCGAAACACTTGAAAAAGTGGGTTACACACCTTGTCCGCAGGAGTTAATGGCTAATAATGAACTATGGTGTAAATCATTGACAGACTGGATAAAACAATACAATACCTGGATTAACACTCCAGGTGAAAAAGGAATTAATCTGAGTACTATTTTCTTTGATTATGATCTGATTTACGGGGATATTTCTTTCGAAAATTCCCTGACAGAAAGCATTTTCAACAGTACCGATAACAACCAGCTGTTCTATGCTTTCTTAGGAACAAATGCCATAAAAAAACCGGCACCATTAGGCTTTTTCCGCCAGTTCCTGTTAGAGCAGGATGAAGAACACAAAGATGCTTTCGATATTAAGAACCGTGCCATCATGCCATTGGTTGATGCCGCCCGTGTGCTGTGCATCAGCAGAAACATCAAAGGCATTACCAATACCTACCAGCGTTTTAAAAAACTGGCCGATTTAGAGCCGCAAAATGCCGATTTGTATCTGGAATGTGCCGAAGCTTTTAACACCCTGATCTGGTTCAGAACCGAAGAAGGCCTGCAGAATAGTTCCAACGGCAGTTACATTAACCTGCAGGAACTATCGAAAGTAGATAAAGTGAAGCTGAAAAATTGTTTTCAGCCGATAAATGACATACAGGATTTAATTAAAAATCGTTTTCAACTGACCTATTTTACATAGATTATGGTATTAGATTGGCTTACAGGTAAAGATATTCCCCAATTCTGGAAACAATACGCAGCTCATTTTGACAAAGAAGAACAAAACGGGACAAAGCGCTATGTTGTTTTCGATACAGAAACCACCGGACTGGACTGGAAGGATGATGTAATCCTTTCCATTGGTGCTATTGCTGTAATTGATAACGAAATTAAAGTTGGTGATTTTTTTGAAGTTTACCTGAAACAAGAGGTTTTCAATCCCGAAAACGCCATTCTTACCGGTATTTTAAAAGAAGGCAAAGAAGAGAAAATCATTGAAGCGGAAGCTATTATCCGTTTTCTGGATTTTATTAAAGACGCTACTTTAATCGGCCACAACATTAACTTTGATGTGGAAATGATCAATCAGGCATTAAAGCGCCTGAATCTGGGAAAACTAAAAAATATGATACTGGATGTGGATGTCATGTATCAGAAATTTAAAAACCTGCCGGAAGACAAACACCAGAGCCTGGATGAATTGTGTGATATATTTAAAATCAAAAAGAGCGACCGTCATACTGCTTCGGGCGATGCCTATATTATTGCTTTACTGTTTTTAAAGCTAAAGAAAAAGCTGAAATTATAGCGCAGGATTTTATTTAAAAGATAAAACCTTGTTATATCAATCTTTCAAGTTTAAGATATATATCCATATGTTACCTGCCATTTTAATCAACTAATTGCTAAAAATAATGATTCAAACTGTTGTCGAAATACTTATAGATAATTCTGGAAGTATGGGTTATATGAAAGGTGCTGGCTTAGAACACAAGAACCGATACTTAATTGATGGTGTAACAAGGATGTCATTAGTTAAGAAAATCTTATTAGAACAAATTATACCAACTTTAAAATATGCTGATCAAATTATCATAAGGACTTTCCGGCACGAGACCCGAAAGATAAACAACCAAGTAGTAACTGAAGCAACAACTCCACTTATCTACAATGATATTTTTGATGAACAGAGAATAACAAAAAAAGTATCATCATTAGTGGATCCTCCCTCTGGAGGAACACCAATAACTGCCGCTATTGAAATCGCTATAAAAGACTTAAAAAAATATTCAGTAAATGATCGAAAAATCATTTTATTGACTGACGGTGAAGAAAATGGTGATGGCAATTATATTGAAGCCGCAAAAAAAGCTAAACTAATAAACGGAGTAGAATGCAAAATATTTATAATTGGTCTTGCTCATAACGAATCGTCGAAAATTAAAGCTAAAGAAATTGCAACTGGTGGTTACTTTAATATAGCATCTAAAAATTTCTCGAGCGACGAAGTTTTAAAAATCTTAGAACCTTTAAAAGTTGCAGTTTTAGAAAATACGATTCAAAATTTTAAAATAACGCAAAACGAATCAAATATAGAAAGAGCTAAAGAACTTTTATCATCAGGAATCGATTCTACTACCTTAACGATTGATGAAGATTACAGTGAAGCGATACGTTTAAAAAGCGAAACATATCTTTACTCTAAACTTTGTGAAATTTATGAGAAAGAAAATGTGAATTGGTTAAATCAAAATGGAGAAAGTAATCAATCGTATGATTTTGAAGTTTTAAATCCTAACGGAACGGTTCAACTTTATATTGAATGTAAAGGAACTGCTTACAACAAATCGACATTCTATTTAACAGCGAAGGAGTGGCATTTCTTTTTGTCACAAAAAGAGAATTACCAAGTTTATAGAATATTGAATATTGAAAATGAGCCGAGTATTTATCTTATTGAAAATTTATTTGAGTCAATATTTAATGGAAAAGTAGTTCCATATCTACTTGCTCCCGAAATTTTAAAAGAAGAAAGAGTATTTTTAACTTTAAAGTAAATCGGTTTCAAAAACCTGGCATTAATAGCTTCTGTAAAAAATATTCATATTATAAATGTTTAATTCTATAATGAATTTACAGTTGATGAAGTAAAATACTTGTATTGCGTAATACCTTTTTATAATGACGGAAGTTTGAGAGATTTTTTAAAATCACAAACGAAGTTGATCGATTTGAAAACCTCAATAAAGTTGATGCTTGACCTAACAAAAGGAATTGAAAAACACATAAAAAGGTTATCCATCGAGATTTAAATCCTGAAAACATTTTAATAAAGGAAATAGTGATTTATGTATTTGTGATTTTGGTTTGGTCAAGCTAATAGATGCCAAAACCAGAACTAAAATCTTTCAAAGGTTCAGGAATATTCCATATATGGCTCCAGAATGCGAGATGTTTGATTCAAATCCAAAGTCGATAAAAACTTCAATTCGCATAAGAAAGTACAAGTAACGTTATTCCTTATACATTAAAACCTCACTTACTCAAAACTGTTCTATTGATAAACAAAAAACCACTTTCAAATTGAAAGTGGTTTTTTGTTATATAGAAATGAATAAACTACAATTTCTCGTTTTTGATTTCCTCTACAATTTCCGGATTTAATAATGTGGAGATATCCCCAAAATTAGAAAAATCACCTTCGGCTATTTTACGCAGGATTCTACGCATGATCTTTCCGGAACGTGTTTTCGGTAATCCCGATACGAATTGTATCTTATCCAGTTTTGCAATCGGTCCGATATGACTCGCCACATGCTCGTTGATCTCCTTACGCAAATTGTCGCGGTCACGGTATTCCCCGATCTCTTTAAGGATAATAAATCCGTAAAGCGCATTTCCTTTAATATCG
This region of Flavobacterium inviolabile genomic DNA includes:
- a CDS encoding 3-ketoacyl-ACP reductase — translated: MEQLKGKTALITGAGKGLGKAVALALAAEGVHLALLSRTEKDLVDVAAAVKSIDSSLNVAYATADISDFNSVTAAITKLKEQLGVIDILINNAGIGKFAKFMDFEISEWENIIKVNLLGAYYVIHAVLPEMLERQSGDIVNVSSSAGVRASALTSAYSASKFGLIGLSESLMQEVRKSNIRVFTMNPSTIATDLSVSLNLTDGNPESVLQPEDFAELLVAHLKLNRRAFVKDVGLWSTNP
- a CDS encoding EamA family transporter, which encodes MHFLLFSVLCSVSVGILFKIAKRYSVSFQQVINWNYVIAITLCYLFYQPDISAVNANAPWPVYTILAILLPTIFLVLATSVRHIGIVKTDIAQRFSLFIPILIAYFVFKEAISPLKFCGLFIGFTAIFLTLYKKESQQDKQNNWLYPAIVLLGFGTIDVFFKQIASYKEIPYTTSLFVVFCGALVVSTAITLYKTVIKKERLNRLSLLFGVLLGLLNFGNILFYLKAHKALADNPSTVFATMNFGVILLGSLVGIIVFKEKISRTNYIGIILALIAIIVITFSQLYTF
- a CDS encoding DUF294 nucleotidyltransferase-like domain-containing protein; translation: MKNPIAERIADFLKHYPPFISLSYQELVDISQTISVIYLEKNQVLFKVGDATHQNFYVVANGAIGLSVISDAEEFLIDKCDEGDILGLRPFFAKNNYLMTAKAREESIIYAIPIAVFQPYVAKNANVLSFLLESFASNTRNPYDKDHRGKLISENIIFDEQSAADIQYFQPVKYTKNPITASSSDIIKHIAQTMSNSRIGSVIIHDNQLPIGIITDKDLRSKIATGAFPIDTAADKIMSSPVITVPENISIAEAQMMMLKHNVGHLCVTRDGTEKSAVSGIITEHDIVAAQASNPGILLKLTRRATRSKELKTIREKLTDLIQNSIDKNIPISHITNVAAEINIAITKRAIDLAIEKMETPPPTRFAWFNLGSQGRKEQLLLTDIDNILVFEDVEAERYDDVKQYFMQLADKVIETLEKVGYTPCPQELMANNELWCKSLTDWIKQYNTWINTPGEKGINLSTIFFDYDLIYGDISFENSLTESIFNSTDNNQLFYAFLGTNAIKKPAPLGFFRQFLLEQDEEHKDAFDIKNRAIMPLVDAARVLCISRNIKGITNTYQRFKKLADLEPQNADLYLECAEAFNTLIWFRTEEGLQNSSNGSYINLQELSKVDKVKLKNCFQPINDIQDLIKNRFQLTYFT
- a CDS encoding 3'-5' exonuclease, producing MVLDWLTGKDIPQFWKQYAAHFDKEEQNGTKRYVVFDTETTGLDWKDDVILSIGAIAVIDNEIKVGDFFEVYLKQEVFNPENAILTGILKEGKEEKIIEAEAIIRFLDFIKDATLIGHNINFDVEMINQALKRLNLGKLKNMILDVDVMYQKFKNLPEDKHQSLDELCDIFKIKKSDRHTASGDAYIIALLFLKLKKKLKL
- a CDS encoding protein NO VEIN domain-containing protein, which encodes MIQTVVEILIDNSGSMGYMKGAGLEHKNRYLIDGVTRMSLVKKILLEQIIPTLKYADQIIIRTFRHETRKINNQVVTEATTPLIYNDIFDEQRITKKVSSLVDPPSGGTPITAAIEIAIKDLKKYSVNDRKIILLTDGEENGDGNYIEAAKKAKLINGVECKIFIIGLAHNESSKIKAKEIATGGYFNIASKNFSSDEVLKILEPLKVAVLENTIQNFKITQNESNIERAKELLSSGIDSTTLTIDEDYSEAIRLKSETYLYSKLCEIYEKENVNWLNQNGESNQSYDFEVLNPNGTVQLYIECKGTAYNKSTFYLTAKEWHFFLSQKENYQVYRILNIENEPSIYLIENLFESIFNGKVVPYLLAPEILKEERVFLTLK